The Spirosoma oryzicola genome contains a region encoding:
- a CDS encoding TolC family protein, whose product MLKRLIYRCLGVACMPLLITACKTPALVTKTENRSVPVSYNNSQDSTNTGKVKWRDFFTDPNLVALIDTAIRNNQELNITAQEIQIASNEIRARQGEYRPFVGLRGGAGVDKVGRYTLLGAAQANAEMKPGKEIPDPLPNYYAGLYANWEVDIWHKLRNAKKAAINRYLSSNEGRNFTITNIIAEIATSYYELLALDNQLAIVRQNIDIQNNALRIVRQQKEATRVTELAVRRFEAQVLNTQNLQYNILQRIVETENRINFLVGRYPQPVVRNSQNFNTLVPTTIQAGIPSQLLANRPDIRQAEQDLAAAKLDVKVAKARFYPSLGISAGIGYQAFNPAYILKTPESLLFSLAGDIAGPLINKNAIIATYYSANARQIQAVYNYERTILNAYIEVANQLSKISNLEKSYDVKSREVEALTQSINISNNLFNSARAEYSEVLFTQRDALESRFDLVETKMQQMTAMVNIYRALGGGWQ is encoded by the coding sequence ATGCTTAAGAGGCTTATATACAGATGTCTGGGAGTAGCTTGCATGCCGTTGCTAATAACGGCATGTAAAACTCCGGCGCTGGTTACAAAAACAGAAAACAGATCCGTTCCTGTGAGCTACAACAACTCACAGGACTCTACCAACACTGGAAAGGTTAAGTGGCGGGATTTTTTCACTGACCCCAATCTGGTGGCTCTTATTGACACGGCGATAAGAAACAACCAGGAGCTGAACATTACGGCTCAGGAGATTCAGATTGCCAGCAACGAAATAAGAGCCAGACAAGGGGAATATCGCCCCTTCGTTGGACTCAGAGGGGGAGCGGGTGTTGACAAAGTTGGTCGCTACACGCTTTTGGGCGCAGCGCAGGCTAACGCAGAAATGAAGCCGGGTAAAGAGATTCCTGATCCGCTGCCGAATTATTACGCAGGGCTCTACGCTAACTGGGAGGTCGATATCTGGCATAAGCTACGCAACGCTAAAAAGGCGGCTATCAACCGGTATCTGTCGAGCAACGAGGGAAGAAATTTCACGATCACAAATATCATCGCTGAGATTGCAACGTCGTACTACGAGTTATTGGCACTCGATAACCAGTTGGCGATTGTCAGACAGAACATCGATATTCAGAACAATGCGCTCAGAATAGTAAGGCAGCAAAAAGAAGCGACCCGAGTTACTGAATTGGCTGTGCGTCGATTTGAAGCGCAGGTGCTGAACACGCAGAACCTTCAGTACAACATTCTGCAACGGATTGTGGAAACAGAAAACCGGATCAATTTCCTGGTAGGTCGTTATCCGCAGCCGGTTGTTAGAAACTCGCAGAATTTCAACACGTTGGTACCTACTACGATCCAGGCCGGAATTCCATCGCAGCTACTGGCCAATCGACCTGACATCAGACAGGCCGAACAGGATCTGGCAGCCGCTAAGCTGGATGTTAAAGTAGCCAAAGCGCGGTTCTACCCATCGCTCGGAATTTCTGCTGGTATTGGTTATCAGGCATTCAACCCGGCGTACATCCTGAAAACGCCTGAATCATTACTTTTTTCGCTGGCTGGCGACATTGCTGGTCCGTTGATCAACAAGAATGCGATCATCGCCACGTATTACAGTGCTAATGCCCGGCAGATTCAGGCCGTTTACAACTATGAGCGTACGATTCTGAACGCGTACATTGAGGTTGCCAATCAACTGTCAAAGATTAGTAATCTGGAAAAGAGTTACGACGTGAAATCGAGAGAGGTGGAAGCACTTACCCAATCGATCAACATCTCGAATAACCTGTTCAATTCCGCGCGGGCTGAATACTCAGAAGTATTGTTTACCCAGCGCGATGCATTGGAATCGAGATTTGACCTAGTCGAAACCAAAATGCAGCAAATGACGGCCATGGTTAATATCTACCGGGCGTTGGGTGGCGGCTGGCAATAG